The segment TCGGCGTCCACAACTGCACGGGATAGCCTTGCAGCATGCCGAGCTTCTCGCCGTTGATCTCGGTTACAAGCAGGATGTCGTCTTTGTACTGGTCGACGTATTCCTTTGGTAGCGGATACACATCCCAGCCGTCATCGGCAATGGAGTGTAGCGCGTTCCAGTCGGCGCCAACGCCGGCCTTTTCCATGAGCACTGATAACGGGATGCCCTTGACCTCAACGTTTGCAACATAGGCACCGCCAGGAGGATTGGTCTGGCAGTCCATCTTGTACACTCGATCGACCATCTGGTCTTCGAAATCGGTGAGCTTGAAGGTGAATTCGCTTTCCACCGTGCCGCCCACCTTGATCTCCCAGTTCTGGTACGCCTCCTCGGATGTATCGTTGTCGGGAGTAATGCCCTGATGGTTGGCGTTTTCCCAGTAGTAGAACACCTGGTCGGTCGGGGTGATGGAATCCTGCGTAAAGCTGAAGTCTCCCGCAACCTCGGGTACGGGCGTGATGCCCATGTAGGCGGTGTCGTACTTCACGAGATCCCACATCTCATGTTCGCCTGTCGTCGGGTTGATGTAGTGGCAGGAATTGCAATCGCCCTTGAACTCGTCTGAGTCCATATGCAGTGCATGCATGCTGTCCTGCATGAACAGAGCCTTGGAATGACACATGTAGCAAAACTTGAGCGAAGCATCCACGTTGTATGGATTCCACAGTTTCGGATGCGTCATCGGCAGAAGTTGCGGTGCGTCGATCAGCGAAGAGTGGCAGCCTTCGGCCACACATCCGCGGTTCTCGCCCTTAAGGATCGCCGTGTTCCACATGTACGGATCGTTCGGAACGAGCTGGATCTGCGTGCCGTCGTCTTCCGTAGTGACTTTCGGCGCGTAGAACTCCTGAGCCGCCGCCACCTTCTCCTCCCCTTGGAGCATCTTGATGCGATCCGCCTCAGCGTCGACGCCATCTGCCTGCTCGGGCGAATCGCCTGCTGGTTCGCTCGCGGTAGCCGACTCCTTCGGTGCGCTCTGCTGCGGTTGGCCCGAGCACGCCCACAAACAGCACGCAAGCGCACAGGCCGAAAGCGCGATCAGCAGAATCGTTGTCAGCCGCTTTCCCATTGAAACCCTCCTTTCGTTTCTGGCTTCCGATGCTTCACGTTGCCGGAAGCCCCCTTTTTCAAAGGATATGAATTTGCATCGGTCGCGTCATCCAGAGAAACTCATGAAAGGCAAACGTGCTACAGTATAAGCAGATGGATGACTGGTTCGATGAGGGTTTGAGCGGGACGGAAACCACGATCAACAGTTTCTGTTGATCGCATATGGGGAGAAGCATGCAGAAGAAGACCACCGAATCGCACGACGGCTTGCTTGCGCAGCTCGTGCATTTACCGAACGAAAAAGGCGCTGCGCGCATACTCGCTTCGATCAACTGGCCGTTCGCCGTCGGGTTCGCCCTTTGTCAGACATGGAACGTCTTGTGCGTATCCCTTCCCGACCCTATTACGTACACGTCGCCCTTTCTCGACCTTCGTTGGGTGTCGCTTTCGACAGCACTTGCCCTCTCGGTGGCGGCGGCCGTTTGTCCGAAGCGCGCACGCAAAGCGCTCCGCAACCGGCGCTTTAATCTGGGGATCGGTATCGTCGCCGCCCTCGGTAGCATGCTCGGCCCCTTATCGGCGCTCGTTCCCGAGCTTTCGGTTCAACTCATCTACCTCGCCGCCATTGCTGTGGGCGTCGGGTTTGCAGGCTTGTTCCTCGCATGGTTCGACGCGTTCGTCGGCACACGCGATATGATGGGACTCGCAATCAGCGTCGTCGTCGCCACAACCCTTACCTACCCGCTTGCCAACATGCTCGCTTCCGATCAGATGAGCCCTTGGGTTTCCGCCGCGATCGCCTCGATTCTGCCCCTCGCATCGATCGCTTTATTGTGGAGAAATCCGAAAAGCGCGACGCTCATTTTCGAACGGGATCCCGCTAAACCCGACGCGCGCAGAAAGCGGCTGCTTCTGAGATTCTGCTTGTGCCTCTTTCTGGTGATCGCCATCATCGAAGCGGTCCGGAACCTCTTGCTCAACGGAACTGCCATCACGTTTTACGCCGGCGTAATCAACCTCGGTGCGCTTGCCCTGAAACTCGCCTGCTCAGTGTGGCTGCTCGCTATATTCGACGCGCGCAGCGCCGATGGCGTGTCCGCTTTGTACCGTACGGCTTTCGTGCTC is part of the Raoultibacter phocaeensis genome and harbors:
- a CDS encoding molybdopterin-dependent oxidoreductase, which gives rise to MGKRLTTILLIALSACALACCLWACSGQPQQSAPKESATASEPAGDSPEQADGVDAEADRIKMLQGEEKVAAAQEFYAPKVTTEDDGTQIQLVPNDPYMWNTAILKGENRGCVAEGCHSSLIDAPQLLPMTHPKLWNPYNVDASLKFCYMCHSKALFMQDSMHALHMDSDEFKGDCNSCHYINPTTGEHEMWDLVKYDTAYMGITPVPEVAGDFSFTQDSITPTDQVFYYWENANHQGITPDNDTSEEAYQNWEIKVGGTVESEFTFKLTDFEDQMVDRVYKMDCQTNPPGGAYVANVEVKGIPLSVLMEKAGVGADWNALHSIADDGWDVYPLPKEYVDQYKDDILLVTEINGEKLGMLQGYPVQLWTPTLGGCHYTKRVVELSFANDPVEPKYFKGFTNPKTGEMFNKPNTAIFNYANGTIFKAGEAIEFEGFADAYEVPVTAVEVSLDKGKTWTTYDLGETDTMRWVNWKLTYTPEKPGSYLIKVRAVAADGSVSTDPSQLFFNVQ
- a CDS encoding helix-turn-helix transcriptional regulator; protein product: MQKKTTESHDGLLAQLVHLPNEKGAARILASINWPFAVGFALCQTWNVLCVSLPDPITYTSPFLDLRWVSLSTALALSVAAAVCPKRARKALRNRRFNLGIGIVAALGSMLGPLSALVPELSVQLIYLAAIAVGVGFAGLFLAWFDAFVGTRDMMGLAISVVVATTLTYPLANMLASDQMSPWVSAAIASILPLASIALLWRNPKSATLIFERDPAKPDARRKRLLLRFCLCLFLVIAIIEAVRNLLLNGTAITFYAGVINLGALALKLACSVWLLAIFDARSADGVSALYRTAFVLLLGVVLCIPYLLEGNWIAHTLLDLSSFFFQLTMIMVAFEISIGFSLCPVLVFGYARTAWAAGALAGIGLEQLCRTVGVEAVQALAVVLGLAAAVAFVFVFTERDCVEILSSLPLPVHTPRFKRQCDHLAKRSGISDRESEVLTLVAKGRSASRIAEDLSVSLATVNSHVHHIYQKLGIHSRQELIDLIENERVLDE